Proteins encoded in a region of the Trueperaceae bacterium genome:
- the yidD gene encoding membrane protein insertion efficiency factor YidD — translation MPRYLLVAPIVVYRRLISPLKPQPTCRFHPTCSRYAHDAILTHGALRGGALAVVRVAKCHPFHPGGFDPVPPPRDAVAPHAAPDRAALDRAPSLTPLREES, via the coding sequence CTGCCGCGGTACCTGCTGGTCGCGCCGATCGTCGTGTACCGCCGCCTGATCTCGCCCCTGAAGCCGCAACCCACCTGCCGCTTCCACCCGACCTGCAGCCGCTACGCGCACGACGCGATCCTCACGCACGGCGCGCTGCGCGGCGGCGCGTTGGCGGTGGTGCGCGTCGCGAAGTGCCACCCGTTCCACCCCGGCGGCTTCGATCCGGTCCCCCCACCCCGCGACGCCGTCGCGCCCCACGCCGCGCCCGACCGTGCCGCGCTCGACCGCGCCCCGTCCCTGACCCCCCTCCGGGAGGAATCGTGA
- a CDS encoding HemK/PrmC family methyltransferase: MTRDADLPAGPHDAWRAVRDRLAEAGVASPDVDADRLLTFITGRDRLARLSDPRDLSGDERRHLAEVTTARAAGTPLQHLTGEADFHGLALVAAPGALVPRPETEVLVERALAVLRDRVAPVVWDVGTGGGAIAVALQVARPDAEVWASDPSADALAVAARNVRLHAPGVQLVRGAGADPPALRALPPRLDLLAANLPYLPDADRAGAAPEVAHDPAGALYGGPDGLDVLRAVWTDVEADLA, encoded by the coding sequence GTGACGCGCGACGCGGACCTGCCCGCGGGGCCGCACGACGCCTGGCGCGCGGTCCGCGACCGCCTGGCGGAGGCCGGCGTCGCGTCACCCGACGTCGACGCCGACCGACTCCTCACCTTCATTACCGGCCGTGACCGCCTCGCCCGCCTCAGCGACCCCCGCGACCTGAGCGGCGACGAACGCCGCCACCTCGCGGAGGTGACGACGGCGCGCGCCGCCGGCACCCCCCTGCAGCACCTGACCGGCGAAGCGGACTTCCACGGCCTCGCCCTGGTCGCCGCCCCGGGCGCGCTCGTCCCGCGCCCGGAGACCGAAGTCCTCGTCGAGCGGGCCCTCGCGGTCCTCCGCGACCGCGTCGCGCCGGTCGTGTGGGACGTCGGGACGGGCGGCGGCGCCATCGCGGTCGCCCTCCAGGTCGCCCGCCCCGACGCCGAGGTGTGGGCGTCGGACCCGAGCGCGGACGCGCTCGCGGTCGCCGCCCGGAACGTCCGCCTGCACGCCCCCGGCGTGCAGCTCGTGCGGGGCGCCGGCGCGGACCCCCCCGCCCTCCGGGCGCTCCCCCCGCGCCTGGACCTGCTGGCCGCCAACCTGCCCTACCTCCCCGACGCCGACCGCGCCGGCGCGGCTCCGGAGGTCGCGCACGACCCCGCCGGCGCGCTGTACGGCGGGCCCGACGGGCTCGACGTCCTGCGGGCGGTCTGGACCGACGTCGAGGCCGACCTCGCC
- a CDS encoding YidC/Oxa1 family membrane protein insertase has translation MTLRVPFALLAALALSTAHAVEFGVHDFTFAEFRDAETVAESCDGASPSFWCGLQDAALTRVPTKGVDLFFTEAGEIVAAYAKPQKGQTFSNYDLDQRQNLIPDDAPRPGAALRLDGAYLPPEAATATWERVNEDVVRGTFTHRAGPLEVERTVEVSNLRHTVLLDVRATRVTAADAADADAIPLQLSFPGVAGVDDPVLKVGQGYGEDGSSATNPLSQAVGTPSYASLQNNDRNTAFAIVLTPQRAADGAPLQDDLQALPLPPREMALQVPLGGAAGATASLDVRSYLGPNELVRYEQEGYVEMPGLFDPNILGRLSLGILWVLQTLHDYLGNWGLSIIALTLLFRALVWPLINTQTKSMYGMQELQPKIQELQKKHKDDRETLTQETMKLYREAGVNPAGGCLPILLQMPLFIILWRVFVNFEFGEGFLWVPDLGQRDPTFILPILYVMVMFAMSWFSARGNPQSLRQQILINVVFAFILFGFPAGVLLYFVVSMGVQVLQYWLIQRGRGAAAGASG, from the coding sequence GTGACCCTTCGCGTCCCCTTCGCCCTCCTCGCGGCCCTCGCGCTGTCCACGGCGCACGCCGTGGAGTTCGGCGTGCACGACTTCACCTTCGCCGAGTTCCGCGACGCCGAGACCGTCGCGGAGTCCTGCGACGGCGCCAGCCCCTCCTTCTGGTGCGGCCTGCAGGACGCCGCCCTGACGCGCGTCCCGACGAAGGGCGTCGACCTGTTCTTCACCGAGGCGGGCGAGATCGTCGCGGCGTACGCCAAACCCCAGAAGGGCCAGACCTTCTCGAACTACGACCTCGACCAACGCCAGAACCTGATCCCCGACGACGCACCCCGGCCGGGCGCGGCGCTCCGGCTGGACGGGGCGTACCTGCCGCCCGAAGCGGCGACCGCGACCTGGGAACGCGTGAACGAGGACGTCGTGCGGGGGACCTTCACCCACCGCGCCGGCCCGCTCGAGGTCGAGCGCACCGTCGAGGTCAGCAACCTCCGCCACACCGTCCTCCTGGACGTGCGCGCCACCCGCGTCACGGCGGCCGACGCCGCGGACGCCGACGCCATCCCGCTGCAACTGTCGTTCCCCGGCGTCGCCGGCGTCGACGATCCCGTCCTCAAGGTCGGCCAGGGCTACGGCGAGGACGGCTCCAGCGCCACGAACCCGCTGTCGCAAGCGGTCGGCACGCCCAGCTACGCCAGCCTCCAGAACAACGACCGCAACACCGCCTTCGCGATCGTGCTCACGCCCCAGCGCGCCGCGGATGGCGCGCCGCTGCAGGACGACCTGCAGGCGCTCCCGCTCCCGCCCCGCGAAATGGCGCTGCAGGTGCCGCTCGGGGGGGCGGCGGGCGCGACCGCGTCGCTGGACGTCCGCAGCTACCTCGGCCCGAACGAGCTGGTGCGCTACGAGCAGGAGGGCTACGTCGAGATGCCCGGCCTGTTCGACCCGAACATCCTCGGGCGCCTGTCGCTCGGCATCCTCTGGGTGCTGCAGACGCTCCACGACTACCTCGGCAACTGGGGCCTGTCGATCATCGCCCTGACGTTGTTGTTCCGCGCGCTCGTGTGGCCGTTGATCAACACCCAAACGAAATCGATGTACGGCATGCAGGAGCTGCAACCCAAGATCCAGGAGCTGCAGAAGAAACACAAGGACGACCGCGAGACCCTGACGCAGGAGACGATGAAGCTCTACCGCGAGGCGGGCGTCAACCCCGCCGGCGGGTGCCTCCCGATCCTGTTGCAGATGCCGCTGTTCATCATCCTCTGGCGCGTCTTCGTCAACTTCGAGTTCGGCGAGGGGTTCCTGTGGGTGCCCGACCTCGGGCAGCGCGACCCGACGTTCATCCTGCCCATCCTGTACGTGATGGTGATGTTCGCGATGTCGTGGTTCAGCGCGCGCGGCAACCCGCAGAGCCTCCGCCAACAGATCCTCATCAACGTCGTCTTCGCCTTCATCCTGTTCGGGTTCCCCGCAGGGGTGCTCCTCTACTTCGTGGTGTCCATGGGCGTCCAAGTCCTGCAATACTGGCTCATCCAACGCGGTCGTGGCGCCGCGGCGGGCGCCTCCGGGTGA
- the rpmH gene encoding 50S ribosomal protein L34: MKRTYQPNRRKRAKTHGFRARMSTPGGRNAIKRRRRKGRNRLTVSDG, from the coding sequence ATGAAGCGCACCTACCAACCCAACCGCCGCAAGCGCGCGAAGACGCACGGCTTTCGGGCCCGGATGAGCACCCCCGGTGGTCGCAACGCGATCAAGCGTCGCCGCCGCAAGGGCCGCAACCGCCTCACCGTCTCCGACGGCTGA
- the rnpA gene encoding ribonuclease P protein component produces MPTVVRSLKGDRAFQRLRRGRSGGARLLSVRWRPVREPGLRVGIVASRKVGNAVVRNRVRRRLREALRALVADRDLGERGVDLLVIARPSAADADYHALRDSLRTALERSSFP; encoded by the coding sequence GTGCCCACCGTCGTCCGTTCCCTCAAGGGCGACCGCGCCTTCCAACGCCTCCGTCGGGGGCGTTCGGGGGGCGCACGTCTGCTGTCGGTCCGGTGGCGCCCGGTCCGCGAGCCCGGCCTCCGCGTCGGCATCGTCGCCAGCCGGAAGGTCGGCAACGCCGTCGTCCGCAACCGCGTCCGCCGCCGCCTCCGCGAAGCGCTCCGCGCGCTCGTGGCCGACCGCGACCTGGGCGAACGCGGGGTGGACCTCCTCGTGATCGCCCGCCCGTCCGCCGCCGACGCCGACTACCACGCGCTGCGCGATTCGTTGCGCACGGCGCTCGAGCGGAGTTCGTTCCCGTGA
- a CDS encoding R3H domain-containing nucleic acid-binding protein yields the protein MSDDKGNDLDRMLDDLGIGNDEAAPPADADADLAELGEALAVADVPHDAPAHERARTFLAGLLEHLDPAYDVAVHETPEGHVAAEIEGGDAGRLIGKGGRTLAALEQLANAVVNKPGDEPVRVHVDVGGYKRRRDERLTRDAQAAADQVRKYGEPVELEPMSAAERRVIHMAVVDDADVASESTGSGRDRRVVLRPNYDGGVAAELQAAADAGDAGDAAVEGDAPADAFWGDLAVGATDASADGPSDDEDDDPDRAD from the coding sequence TTGAGCGACGACAAAGGCAACGACCTCGACCGCATGCTCGACGACCTGGGGATCGGCAACGACGAGGCCGCCCCCCCCGCCGACGCGGACGCCGACCTTGCGGAGCTCGGCGAGGCGCTCGCCGTCGCCGACGTCCCGCACGACGCCCCGGCGCACGAACGCGCCCGCACCTTCCTCGCCGGCCTGCTCGAGCACCTCGACCCCGCCTACGACGTCGCGGTGCACGAGACGCCCGAGGGGCACGTCGCCGCGGAGATCGAGGGGGGCGACGCCGGACGCCTCATCGGGAAGGGCGGCCGCACCCTCGCGGCGCTCGAACAGCTCGCGAACGCGGTCGTGAACAAGCCCGGCGACGAGCCGGTCCGCGTCCACGTCGACGTCGGCGGCTACAAGCGCCGCCGCGACGAACGCCTCACCCGCGACGCGCAGGCCGCCGCCGACCAGGTCCGCAAGTACGGCGAACCGGTCGAACTGGAGCCCATGAGCGCCGCGGAACGTCGCGTGATCCACATGGCGGTCGTCGACGACGCCGACGTCGCCAGCGAATCGACCGGCTCGGGCCGCGACCGACGCGTCGTGCTGCGCCCCAACTACGACGGCGGCGTCGCGGCGGAACTCCAGGCCGCCGCCGACGCGGGGGATGCGGGCGACGCCGCGGTCGAGGGCGACGCCCCCGCCGACGCCTTCTGGGGTGACCTGGCGGTCGGCGCGACCGACGCGTCCGCCGACGGCCCGTCCGACGACGAGGACGACGACCCCGACCGCGCCGACTGA